The Pan troglodytes isolate AG18354 chromosome 7, NHGRI_mPanTro3-v2.0_pri, whole genome shotgun sequence genome has a window encoding:
- the LOC104007658 gene encoding uncharacterized protein LOC104007658: MATHGHPQASLRSSHRPPAHCGAPARQCQQQVGTASATLLGGPGVPWGTNPKGSAQLGTRRPLGRLLQAGTRPARPTPHGRRRLHVSAPLRAQEARGVTWRPGPASPAPLRLTTYPPPFFLSKYPDQSISRRRTRTAGSD, translated from the exons ATGGCAACACACGGCCACCCCCAGGCCTCATTGCGCTCCTCCCACAGGCCACCCGCCCACTGCGGCGCCCCGGCCCGGCAGTGCCAGCAGCAGGTCGGCACCGCCAGCGCCACGCTTCTCGGGGGCCCTGGTGTTCCATGGGGTACCAATCCAAAGGGTTCGGCTCAACTG GGTACGCGACGGCCTCTCGGGCGCCTCCTGCAAGCAGGGACTCGCCCGGCGCGCCCCACGCCTCATGGACGCCGGCGCCTGCACGTTTCGGCGCCTCTGCGGGCCCAGGAAGCCAGAGGGGTCACCTGGAGGCCTGGCCCCGCCTCTCCTGCACCCCTCCGTTTGACAACATATCCACCGCcgtttttcctttcaaaataccCGGACCAATCGATTAGCCGTCGCCGGACTCGGACTGCAGGAAGTGATTGA
- the FABP5 gene encoding fatty acid-binding protein 5, which produces MATVQQLEGRWRLVDSKGFDEYMKELGVGIALRKMGAMAKPDCIITCDGKNLTIKTESTLKTTQFSCTLGEKFEETTADGRKTQTVCNFTDGALVQHQEWDGKESTITRKLKDGKLVVECVMNNVTCTRIYEKVE; this is translated from the exons ATGGCCACAGTTCAGCAGCTGGAAGGAAGATGGCGCCTGGTGGACAGCAAAGGCTTTGATGAATACATGAAGGAGCTAG GAGTGGGAATAGCTTTGCGAAAAATGGGCGCAATGGCCAAGCCAGATTGTATCATCACTTGTGATGGTAAAAACCTCACCATAAAAactgaaagcactttgaaaacaaCACAGTTTTCTTGTACCCTGGGAGAGAAGTTTGAAGAAACCACAGCTGATGGCAGAAAAACTCAG ACTGTCTGCAACTTTACAGATGGTGCATTGGTTCAGCATCAGGAGTGGGATGGGAAGGAAAGCACAATAACAAGAAAATTGAAAGATGGGAAATTAGTGGTG GAGTGTGTCATGAACAATGTCACCTGTACTCGGATCTatgaaaaagtagaataa